Proteins from a genomic interval of Nostoc sp. GT001:
- a CDS encoding lysozyme, which translates to MQIVPIFISGVVGAACSVAFSYGVASLPCGLVSKGADTICQVRSFGKALDSWKFGFIVGGLVGFILSPRHQFISRFKPIHLSTASLITLGIYFSISQSTGVSSGSSNSLTGRVSTGSYSPHPYSPRLSAFLATIRWAETGTSDTESYRKLVFNGTFNNFSTHPLKKQCAPINGKNVCSTAAGAYQMLDKSWYDLQPKLNLKDFSPASQDKMAIEYIRRNNALSDVEAGRFDTAICKVGRVWASLICNSYNQNPKSLAQLRIYYQQQLQRNEISRR; encoded by the coding sequence ATGCAAATTGTACCGATTTTTATATCAGGTGTAGTTGGTGCAGCCTGCTCTGTTGCATTTTCTTATGGAGTAGCTTCACTGCCATGTGGATTGGTATCAAAGGGTGCGGATACTATTTGTCAGGTACGTAGCTTTGGTAAGGCACTTGATAGTTGGAAATTTGGGTTTATTGTTGGTGGTTTGGTTGGGTTTATTTTGAGTCCTCGCCATCAATTTATATCCCGTTTTAAACCCATTCATCTGTCAACTGCTTCCTTAATTACTTTGGGTATTTATTTCTCAATTTCTCAAAGTACTGGTGTTTCTTCAGGGTCGTCAAATAGTTTAACAGGAAGAGTTAGTACAGGTTCTTACTCACCACATCCTTATTCACCACGTTTGAGTGCTTTTTTAGCGACAATTCGTTGGGCAGAAACAGGAACTAGTGACACAGAAAGTTATCGCAAGTTAGTATTTAATGGAACTTTTAATAATTTTTCTACACACCCGTTAAAGAAACAGTGCGCTCCTATTAATGGTAAAAATGTTTGTTCAACTGCGGCTGGTGCTTATCAAATGTTGGATAAAAGTTGGTATGACCTTCAGCCAAAGTTAAACTTAAAGGATTTTAGTCCAGCTTCTCAGGACAAGATGGCAATTGAATATATTCGTCGTAATAATGCCTTAAGTGATGTTGAAGCAGGAAGGTTTGATACTGCGATATGTAAAGTAGGTAGGGTATGGGCCAGTCTTATTTGTAACTCGTATAATCAAAATCCAAAATCTTTAGCGCAGTTGAGAATTTATTATCAGCAGCAATTACAAAGAAATGAAATTTCTAGGAGGTGA
- a CDS encoding DNA translocase FtsK, giving the protein MKFLGGEYLLMLVPHNDKIESQKQQVLAAIMQAKQDGLSNEEIMENVREALPSSMVSYTETVLQQIDFRAKLSRPLREFNLEFLFQVIYESVIAGTNDEEILSICAEHCTLNQYEFARYALEYIHLNRMPSQWEQNNVYHQIIEIVNISPIESLFEYIESIKNIYLKQIGYEVVQENLYNLFLSNKQTSYFTDLANKSRDKFIKNYCCRTAVLVARATGKPLDLKLTEDGSVILKEPKSLDRNTGANEIVASQILTMVQAGKLLVDTLEEFSINAKYVDAKTGPTFNRIKVKLGRGVSYKKVEDIGNDLVQQLGEELNLKVAPMVSVVPGGVVFDIPRLDRQFAYFRDYFTFDGEPDIHSVSIPGGVDVDGTYVEIPLYSDNVTHILGGGRTRGGKSQFEKAAILYLVRRYAPSVVRLALSDVKRVTFGKFDGLPHLVAPVARDAESTANLLDYLVEEMELRYQEFECHSSIETITQYNSRFAPDFVMPRVICLIDECFDLLSDDNYCDRIETALMKLLAKAGGAGIHVLLYTQRPDKNVIDPLIRSNFPAKTAFVTTRPEDSCIILGDDKDKRAVYLLGYGDFLYKTTEVVRLQAFYVADDEDPEYFQQLLLEAKNQNDPYTAWKSGLDFDEFVASLYGESNSKDIGKSKATAVTKTKQSKTDFEGSFNFKVQLDEEARNSILNLHQKGYQLDEIVKAVFNLSRQDGRSYKKFRNVVEDFLNSLKGGEEDDI; this is encoded by the coding sequence ATGAAATTTCTAGGAGGTGAATATTTACTAATGTTAGTACCCCACAACGATAAGATAGAATCTCAAAAACAACAAGTTTTGGCTGCAATTATGCAAGCAAAGCAAGATGGTTTAAGCAATGAAGAGATTATGGAGAATGTACGAGAAGCTTTACCTTCCTCAATGGTTTCTTATACTGAAACTGTTCTACAACAAATTGATTTTAGAGCAAAATTATCACGTCCGCTTAGAGAATTTAATTTAGAATTTTTATTTCAGGTAATATACGAATCAGTAATTGCAGGTACAAATGATGAAGAAATATTATCAATATGTGCAGAACACTGTACTTTAAACCAGTACGAGTTTGCACGTTATGCACTTGAATATATTCATCTCAATCGGATGCCATCGCAGTGGGAGCAAAATAACGTATATCATCAGATAATTGAGATAGTTAATATATCACCTATTGAATCTTTATTTGAATACATTGAATCAATCAAAAATATTTATCTTAAGCAGATTGGATATGAAGTAGTTCAAGAGAATCTTTATAATTTATTTTTAAGCAATAAACAAACTAGTTATTTTACTGATTTAGCTAATAAATCTAGAGATAAATTCATTAAAAACTATTGCTGCCGAACGGCAGTGCTTGTTGCGCGTGCCACGGGTAAACCATTAGATTTAAAGCTGACAGAAGATGGCTCAGTGATTTTAAAAGAGCCTAAATCTTTAGATAGAAATACTGGTGCAAATGAGATTGTTGCTTCACAGATTTTAACTATGGTACAGGCAGGGAAACTATTAGTCGATACTCTCGAAGAATTTAGTATTAATGCCAAATATGTTGATGCTAAAACGGGACCAACATTCAACCGCATTAAGGTAAAACTGGGACGAGGTGTAAGTTATAAAAAAGTAGAAGATATTGGCAATGACTTAGTGCAGCAGCTTGGTGAAGAGTTAAACTTAAAAGTTGCACCAATGGTGAGTGTAGTGCCTGGAGGAGTTGTATTTGACATACCCCGATTAGACAGACAATTTGCTTATTTCCGTGATTATTTTACTTTTGACGGCGAACCTGACATTCATTCGGTGTCTATCCCCGGTGGCGTTGATGTTGATGGCACCTATGTGGAAATTCCGCTTTATAGCGACAACGTGACTCATATCCTGGGTGGTGGGCGGACGCGGGGTGGTAAGTCGCAGTTTGAGAAAGCAGCAATTTTGTATTTGGTGAGACGATATGCACCTTCTGTTGTTCGGTTGGCACTTTCGGATGTCAAACGCGTGACCTTTGGTAAATTTGATGGGCTACCCCATCTTGTTGCCCCAGTTGCGCGTGATGCAGAGTCTACCGCTAACTTGCTTGATTACTTGGTAGAAGAAATGGAATTGCGCTACCAAGAATTTGAGTGCCACAGCAGTATTGAAACGATCACACAGTACAACTCACGGTTTGCACCTGATTTTGTCATGCCGCGAGTCATTTGTCTGATTGACGAGTGTTTTGATTTACTTTCTGATGATAACTACTGCGATCGCATTGAGACTGCGCTGATGAAGTTGCTTGCAAAAGCGGGTGGTGCAGGGATTCACGTACTTTTGTACACCCAGCGACCTGATAAAAACGTGATTGATCCGTTGATTCGCTCAAACTTTCCAGCCAAGACAGCCTTTGTTACGACTCGCCCTGAAGACAGTTGTATTATCCTTGGGGACGATAAAGACAAACGTGCAGTTTATTTACTGGGATACGGAGATTTCTTGTACAAAACGACTGAGGTGGTGCGACTCCAGGCGTTTTATGTAGCTGACGATGAAGACCCTGAATACTTCCAGCAATTACTCCTAGAAGCTAAAAATCAAAACGACCCCTATACTGCATGGAAATCTGGGTTAGACTTTGATGAATTTGTCGCTAGTTTGTATGGTGAGAGCAATAGTAAGGACATAGGTAAATCTAAAGCTACTGCTGTTACTAAAACTAAACAGTCCAAGACCGATTTTGAGGGCAGTTTTAACTTTAAGGTACAGCTTGATGAGGAAGCAAGAAACTCAATTTTGAATTTGCATCAAAAAGGCTATCAACTTGATGAAATTGTCAAAGCGGTATTCAATTTATCCCGTCAAGATGGTAGATCGTACAAGAAATTTAGAAATGTTGTTGAGGATTTTTTAAATAGCTTGAAAGGGGGTGAAGAAGATGATATTTGA